AACTCTTTGTTGAAACGTACGACTACTGCCTTGTTCTTTTCTAATGTATTTTCCATGAATCCTTTTGTTAAAAATGCAATGCAAAATTAACCGGGAGCCTCATGGTGGTGTTAAGGCTGATTGTTCAAAAACTATTGCAAAACCGTCAGATTCTGAGATTGAAAATCCTTTGGCGTGAGACCAAAAGTTTGTTTGAAGGATTGAGAAAAACTGGAATGGTTTTCATATCCTACCTTGTAATACACCTCGCTGGGTTTTTCCTGATAATGCAGCAGCAGGTTTTTAGCAATTTCCATTCTGCGCTGCAGTAACCACTTGCTGGGGCTGCTTCCGTATATTTTGAAAAACCTTCGATTGAATGTAGATGGACTGGTATTGCAAAGAAACGCCAGCTCATCTACCGTAATGTTGTTCTGTACATTCGTCTCCACAGCATTGCGAATTCTGAAATCGTCGAAATCTCTGGTCCTGTCGGTTTGGAAAGACAAGATTTCAGCTGGATATTTTTGCAGCAAATGCAGCATCAGCTCTTCGAATTTCAACAACTTCATTTCCTCCGAGATATCTCCGACAGAATCAAAAAGCAGGTTCAATGAATTGATATAGTTGAGTACGAAAGCATCTTTTTTGAAAGACAAATACGGAGCATGAACACCATCGTGCTTCACCTTTTTAACGAGCGCGGCATATTTGATATAAAAATCCTGCAAGACACTATTATCAAAGAAAATCAGAATACTCCGAAAGTATTCCTGCTTCGACAAATCCATTGAAGCCAGACAGTTGCCAGCCGACAGGAAGTGAAATTCGTCATCCTTTATATGCACGCTTTTATCTGCAAAATGCATGGTCTTCTCGCCACTGATCACCATACTGATCGCATTGGTGTGCATGATACTTTTCCCTTTAAACGAACCGATCCGAGCGAGGTAATGATGAAAAATGATCCGCTCGGGCTTGCCGCTTTGATTGGGGAAAATGTCCTGGGGAAGATGGTGGATTTGCATAGACGAAAGAACAAACCTATTTCTTTAAAACAAAGAACCTTGCATATAACTTCCACCCGGAAGTCCTAAAAGAGGGATCGCAGCGATTGTTTCGTATCGGGAGCCATTGATCAGTGACCGCCTGAGTAGCTTCATTTCATTAACCGGGAAAGAGGCCAGAAATTCTCTGTAAAGCCAGTCCATGACGGCCCTTTCAGTTTGCAAAGCGGTCATATTTCTGGCGATTGTGAAATGCGGGTCGTCGCAAAAATGATACTCTCCCGGCGCCCATTGCCTTACGTGGGCACCCACTTCATCTTTTAGCTTTTTTGCCAGTTCAAGTACATTGTCGGATGCATTTGATTCCAGATCTACATAGAAAGTGCCGTGTTCGTATTTGTTGAACTGCGTCAGACCTATTTCGAAGGGATCGATATGGCGGGCTACTTTCTCAAAACCCTGTACAATCCTGTCCACCTTGTTTTCATGGATGGTACATTTGAACAGCGTAAGGTGCGGAACCAGATTGGCCGCGTAGGCACAACCGTAATTGTCTTCAAAATACCTTTTGACATTATGAAGCAACGCTTCCGTGACTTTATCACACGAAAATACCAGCAGATATTCATACATGTGATGGCGGATACTGGCGAGTGTATTCCAGTGATTGTTGTTGATGTGAACGCGTTTCATGGTTATAATTATTGATGAAGTGTAATGACCCTGTAAAAATAATATTGTTATTTAAAATATCAAACATATGATCTCAAAAATATCAAAAATATTTTCACATAAACTACTGACCAGAAGCAAGCTGTGGGAAGCTTAGCATCCGTTTTGCCCATTCAGGGCCTGAGAATGGCGCTCGGCGCGAATCGGAATACATTGAAGATGATGCGGTAGTTATTGAATATACCGCTTCTTAAATTCGGATGGATTTTCACCCACTATTTTTTTGAAGAGTTTATTGAAGTATGACAAACTTTCGAAACCAACGGCGAAACATGTTTCAGATACGGTTTTGTCTTGCAAGAGATAATTTTTGGCCTGATTGATACGGTATTGATTGACAAAATCGGTGAAGGTCATTCTCGTGTTTTTCCTGAAAAACCTGCAAAAGGCTGCGGTGGTTAGATTAACCTGCTCGGCGATAAAATTGACGTCGGGGCTTTGGTCGAAATGGGTTTCCACATATTTGTAGATAGAATCCATACGATGCTGCTCCTTTTGGAGGGGCTTATTACCTGCGGGTTCTGCATTGAGAATATGGACATGATCGGTATAGGCAAGGAGTTTTAAAATATTCAGTAAAGACATCAGTTGCTCAAAATGATCCAGTCCAGGCAATTGTTTGAGCATTTCTCCAACCATTTGTTTTGTCTCTCCCGAAAAAGACAACCCGTAATGCGACTTTTCGAAAAGTACTTTGACTGACGATAATTCGGGAATGTCCAGAAAATCACGACCCAGAAAATTTTCCTTCATCTGGATAATGACTTGCTCACATTCCGTGCGTACCCCGTAGTCAAAGTTCAAATGCGGGATATTGGGACCGATAAAAACCAGATCGCTTCCCTCGTATACGGACGTGTGATCGCCGACATGCCGCGTGCCGCTCGTGCCTTCCACATACACGATCTCGTACTCGGGATGAAAATGCCAGAGAAAAGTGTCATTCAGGCCCGGTGTGAGCAATACTTTGAACGAACTACCTTGGTTGGGGACGATTTCCTCCCGGATAATTTTCATGATCTCGTATGAAAGAAGATGTCTGAATTTGCTTTAATGCTCTGTTAATTTCTAAATAATATCAATGGAGAGCAAATGTTGGTAATTGTAAAGGTAGATTACGGCCTGCCCAATAACATAACTTTGTTCTATTAATTCACGCTAAAATATTATTTGAAACAATGGAACATCATACCATGACACCCACAATGGCACCTGCCAATGCCCACAAGGACATTCCGGGCAATCCTTCTACTGCCAAGTCGAGCAATGTCAAATTGAATGATCGGAGCAACGGAAAACCGCTTCGTTTGCTGAGTGAGGAGGATTGGGATTTCTGGATCACGAATGGATATATTGTTGTGAAGGATGCTGTTCCGAAAGAACAGGTTAAGAAATTGGCGGATTTTTTGTGGGAATTTGAAGAAAAGGACCCGAATGATCCCGAAACCTGGTATGCCCCGCCACGTGCTGAGATGAAAATGAAGGAATTGACCAACACAGGTATGGTGGAGGTTTATAATCATCAGTATTTGTGGGACAACCGTCAATTTCCCAAAGTGCATGAAGCATTTGTGGATATCTGGGGTACTGAAAAGCTTTGGGTGACCATTGACAGGGCCAATCTTAACCTGCCACTACGCCCCGGATTTGATTATAAAGGCTTTATACACTGGGATTACGATCCGGAAACCAAGCCACAGAATGTCCAGGGTGTGCTCGCTTTGGCTGATCAGGACGATGAAAATATGGGCGGATTTCAATGTATCCCGGAGCTTTTCAGGACTTACGATACCTGGAAACTGACGCAGCCTGAGGATCGCAACCATTTTCAGCCTGATATCACTGGATTTGAGCTGGTGAAAGTAAAAATGAATGCCGGTGACCTGCTGATCTTTAATAGTTCACAGCCACACGGCATCCGGGCCAACCGAAGCGAAAATAAGGTCCGGCTGGCCCAGTACATTGCCATGATGCCCGCCCAGGAAGACGACGAAGAGCTGCGTCAATGGCGCATCAATTCATGGAGGGAACGGCAGGCACCCGAAGGCTACGCATTTCCTGGCGACCCAAGGAATTGGGAAAAGACAAAATATGAAACCGCCGAACTGTCGGAACTGGGCAGGAAGCTGCTGGGGCTGGATCGCTGGTGAGGGTTGAACTAGTGGGCGATTTTCTATAATAATATCATCGGGTTCGCGTTGGTTTTTGTAACCGCTAGCAAATAATCTTCAACGTAAATCTGAACCTTCATGAAAGCAAATCTTATGATTGCCTGCTGCTGCGCCCTTGCGTACACAGAAACTTTTTCCCAGCAGTCTATCAGAATTCCCATTGGTCAGCCCGCAAGCTTGACAATTGCCCCTGATGCCAGAAGCGCTGCGATGGGGGAAGCTGGTGTAGCACTGAGTGCCGATGCCAATGCGACCTATTGGAACCCGGCAAAGCTGGCAGTTGCTGACCGGGAGATTGGAGTTTCGGCATCGTATACGCCGTGGCTCGCGACGCTGACGGATGGTTCATGGCTTGGATATGCGAGCGCCTATAAAAAGTTGGGAGAAAAACAGGCCATTGGGCTTGCTGTTCAGAACTTTAACTATGAAACCGCTTACGCAAGTGGCCCAATTATAGATGCTACGGATTTGGTTTTAAGCGGAATGTATTCAAGGCAATTGGGACAGAATTTTTCTATGGGGTTAACCTTGAAATACATTTCATCCAATACTGGGAATACGATTATCAATGGAGCTCCCGTCCATCCCGGCCGAACCGTGGCAGGAGACATTAGTGCCTTTTATCATAAGCGCATAAAAAGTGAAAACAGCGGTGAAGATTTCAGTTGGTCACTCGGAGCCGTTCTCTCCAATCTGGGTGACAAGGTTAACTACGGCGGCGCGGGCGAGTACTTTTTACCCACGACTATCAAACTCGGTGGTGGTATTTCTTATACCGCCACGGGTAAACACAGGTTGAATGTGATTGCCGATCTCAGTAAACTGATGGTTCCGACACCTGACAATTTACAGAATCCAAATGCAAAACCTGTACTAAAAGGTGTCATACAGTCTTTCTCGGATGCTCCGGGAGGATTTCGGGAGGAAATGCAAGAAGTAACCTTGTCCATGGGTGCTGAATATTGGTATAACGACCTGATCGCAATCCGGGGAGGATATCATGGAGAAAACCGGAATAAAAGTAATCAGCGATATTTAACAGCGGGCGCTGGCGTTCGCCTCTTCAAAAACTACACAGCAG
The genomic region above belongs to Dyadobacter pollutisoli and contains:
- a CDS encoding helix-turn-helix transcriptional regulator; the protein is MQIHHLPQDIFPNQSGKPERIIFHHYLARIGSFKGKSIMHTNAISMVISGEKTMHFADKSVHIKDDEFHFLSAGNCLASMDLSKQEYFRSILIFFDNSVLQDFYIKYAALVKKVKHDGVHAPYLSFKKDAFVLNYINSLNLLFDSVGDISEEMKLLKFEELMLHLLQKYPAEILSFQTDRTRDFDDFRIRNAVETNVQNNITVDELAFLCNTSPSTFNRRFFKIYGSSPSKWLLQRRMEIAKNLLLHYQEKPSEVYYKVGYENHSSFSQSFKQTFGLTPKDFQSQNLTVLQ
- a CDS encoding 2'-5' RNA ligase family protein, whose product is MKRVHINNNHWNTLASIRHHMYEYLLVFSCDKVTEALLHNVKRYFEDNYGCAYAANLVPHLTLFKCTIHENKVDRIVQGFEKVARHIDPFEIGLTQFNKYEHGTFYVDLESNASDNVLELAKKLKDEVGAHVRQWAPGEYHFCDDPHFTIARNMTALQTERAVMDWLYREFLASFPVNEMKLLRRSLINGSRYETIAAIPLLGLPGGSYMQGSLF
- a CDS encoding helix-turn-helix domain-containing protein, whose amino-acid sequence is MKIIREEIVPNQGSSFKVLLTPGLNDTFLWHFHPEYEIVYVEGTSGTRHVGDHTSVYEGSDLVFIGPNIPHLNFDYGVRTECEQVIIQMKENFLGRDFLDIPELSSVKVLFEKSHYGLSFSGETKQMVGEMLKQLPGLDHFEQLMSLLNILKLLAYTDHVHILNAEPAGNKPLQKEQHRMDSIYKYVETHFDQSPDVNFIAEQVNLTTAAFCRFFRKNTRMTFTDFVNQYRINQAKNYLLQDKTVSETCFAVGFESLSYFNKLFKKIVGENPSEFKKRYIQ
- a CDS encoding phytanoyl-CoA dioxygenase family protein, which codes for MEHHTMTPTMAPANAHKDIPGNPSTAKSSNVKLNDRSNGKPLRLLSEEDWDFWITNGYIVVKDAVPKEQVKKLADFLWEFEEKDPNDPETWYAPPRAEMKMKELTNTGMVEVYNHQYLWDNRQFPKVHEAFVDIWGTEKLWVTIDRANLNLPLRPGFDYKGFIHWDYDPETKPQNVQGVLALADQDDENMGGFQCIPELFRTYDTWKLTQPEDRNHFQPDITGFELVKVKMNAGDLLIFNSSQPHGIRANRSENKVRLAQYIAMMPAQEDDEELRQWRINSWRERQAPEGYAFPGDPRNWEKTKYETAELSELGRKLLGLDRW
- the porV gene encoding type IX secretion system outer membrane channel protein PorV, whose product is MKANLMIACCCALAYTETFSQQSIRIPIGQPASLTIAPDARSAAMGEAGVALSADANATYWNPAKLAVADREIGVSASYTPWLATLTDGSWLGYASAYKKLGEKQAIGLAVQNFNYETAYASGPIIDATDLVLSGMYSRQLGQNFSMGLTLKYISSNTGNTIINGAPVHPGRTVAGDISAFYHKRIKSENSGEDFSWSLGAVLSNLGDKVNYGGAGEYFLPTTIKLGGGISYTATGKHRLNVIADLSKLMVPTPDNLQNPNAKPVLKGVIQSFSDAPGGFREEMQEVTLSMGAEYWYNDLIAIRGGYHGENRNKSNQRYLTAGAGVRLFKNYTADASYLFPVDADNPFKNTFRVSLGAYFGSKKG